In Arvicanthis niloticus isolate mArvNil1 chromosome 4, mArvNil1.pat.X, whole genome shotgun sequence, a single window of DNA contains:
- the LOC117707892 gene encoding protein S100-A15A encodes MPDTPVEDSLFQIIHCFHHYAAREGDKETLSLEELKALLLDSVPRFMDTLGRRQPYYITELFRAADKNKDNQICFDEFLYILGKLVKDYHLQFHRQLCIHYCTQHSLY; translated from the exons ATGCCAGACACACCAGTGGAGGACTCCCTCTTCCAAATCATACACTGCTTCCATCACTATGCTGCCCGGGAAGGGGACAAAGAGACCTTGTCCCTGGAGGAGTTGAAAGCCCTGCTCTTGGATAGTGTGCCTCGCTTCATGGACACCTTG GGCCGCAGGCAGCCATACTACATCACAGAGCTCTTCCGGGCGGCTGACAAAAACAAGGACAACCAGATCTGCTTTGATGAGTTCCTGTACATCTTGGGCAAACTGGTGAAGGACTATCATCTCCAGTTCCACCGGCAGTTGTGCATACATTACTGCACCCAGCACAGCCTCTACTAG
- the S100a8 gene encoding protein S100-A8 gives MQSELEKALSNIIDVYHNYSTIKGNHHAVYRDDFKKMVTTECPQYVKNKNIENLFKEFDVNSDNAVNFEEFLVMTIRVGVAAHKDSHKE, from the exons ATGCAGTCTGAACTGGAGAAGGCCTTGAGCAACATCATCGATGTTTACCACAATTATTCCACTATAAAAGGGAATCACCATGCTGTCTACAGAGATGACTTCAAGAAAATGGTCACCACTGAGTGTCCTCAGTATGTGAAG AATAAAAATATCGAAAACTTGTTCAAAGAGTTTGATGTCAATAGTGACAATGCAGTTAACTTCGAGGAGTTCCTTGTGATGACAATAAGAGTGGGCGTGGCAGCTCACAAAGACAGCCACAAGGAGTAG